The genomic region CACAATCAATCGGGTGTACGTTTATCGGAAACTATATGAAGAAACCATCTCCAGAGCAGTTGCTAGCCGATACCCAATCCAATATGACCTGGATTGAGATCGCTGAAAAGCACGGTTATACAGACGCCCGATTTCTCCGCAAGCTTTCGGTACGTTATGGACTTCCACCACGAAGGATAATCCGAAAGCCTGACAAGTCCACACTCGAAGAAATGATTATTTCTCGTGGGCTGAATATCTATCAGGTTGCGGATATTCTTGGTTACGGTTCAGGTGGATGGTCTAACATCTATGCATATTGCCGTCAGTACGGCATCACTTTCGACTTTTCAGCAAACGCCGAATTGAGAAGAATAGAGTTCACTCCTCAACAGAAATCGTTTGTGTATGGCACTTTGCTAGGAGACGCATACAGGATTGGTTTCGCAAACGATACGAAATACCAACCATAATTGAGAACCGTCGTAACGATCAATTCTCCCTGCGTATCAATGCGTCTGTATCTTCTCGGTTTCTAGCGCTGGTGCGTCCTTTTATCCCTTTGTGCATATCCTACAAGTTAGGCGAGCAATAATTTCTTATTGCTTCTCTGGTTTCTGAGTGCTCGCTAGGCAGATTATCGCCAGAGGTCGGACTATCGCATCATCGGAGTAAATTCTTCTTTTCTCCGACGCCCTCTCACTTAGTCTCTCACGGTAGCCTGCGAGGGCCTTCCGCCTTGTTGGGTGTCTCCACCTATTCAAGTCAATCAGAGAGGGTTTTACTCGGGCTGGAATTAGGCAGCCATTTTATAATGACTGGTGCGAGTGTAACCCGAGGTCGCCCGCTGATTTAATGGATCAGCGGCCCCCGCCGAGCCGAGCGGCTTGATGATGTTCGAGAGGCTTTCGCCGCCGATCTCCGTCTTCACGAAGGCCATTGCGCCGAAAATGAGAGTGGCGTGGACATCGATACCGGACGCGCCGGCGCCGGTGAAGACCTTGGCCAGCGGCGATTCCACGAAGCGCACTCCGTACAGCGAGCCCAATTCACCCTCGTACAGGTCTTTGGGCGTCGAGTACTCCTTCACGGCCAGCCACTCAGGGATGCTCATGATGTCGTACTTGGAATCGGGTGAGACGATTCCCACGTAATCGCCGTTAATCGGCATGGCGTAGGATTTCTCGAGAGTCCGCACCGCCTTCTTGATCTCAGCCGATGTGAACTTGTCCGTGCTCGTCACCAGGTTTCGAGCAGTTTTTCCATTCGCATAGATGACATTGGTACTTTACCGAATACATCAACTGGGAATTCGCTGAGTAGTAAGAGCGTCTTGGAGAGAGAGCGAGTGGGAGTGCTAGGATTCGTAGGGCACGACGAGTTTCCCGGCCAGGCCGCGCAGCTTGCGCTTCCCGCGCCGATCGTAATTCGCGGTGGTCTTGACGTCGGCGTGACCGCAAGCTTTTTGGACCGTAACGATATCCTCGCCGGCATCGAGTGAGTTGCCGACGAAGCTTCGCCGGAAGTCATGGACGGTTAATTCGTCGACCATCGCTTTTTTGCCGCGTGCTTTGACGATGAGGTAAATCGCGCCGGCAGTGATATTATTCCTTCCAACCCGGCCGCCTTTATTGATCGCTGGGAAGAGCGGCGCTGCCTTCGCGAGATAAACCGGTCCGTGAGATACAAGATGCGCCAGGTAATCATCCATCGCGGCCATGGTCCCGTCTGGAGAATACACGACGCGCTGCTTGTCGCCCTTGCCGGCGCGGATCGTCACTTCGCCGGTATCGGGAACATAATCACCGACGATCAGATCCGCGATCTCCTGTTCGCGAATCCCGCAGCCGTTGAGCACCGCGAGGATCGCGGCGTCGCGGCGCCCCCTCAGCGTCTGATCCTTTTTGCACGCTTTAAAGAGAGAGCGCATCTCGCCCTCGGAAATGTCGCGCCCGCGCGGCAGCCGAGTTCCGACCTTGACGGAGAGATCCGCCGCGCGGTGATAATCTTCGGCGCTCATCAGGCCGAGGCGCCACGACTCTTGAAGCACGCGCTTCAGCGCCGCGATCATTTTCTTGACGGTCGTCGTTTCATAACTTTCAAGTAACACTGCTCGCAGCGCCGATGTGTGCTTGTAGCGAAGCGCCGCCCAGTCCAGTGTCATGATGTCACATTCACCGTTGCTCAAAATCTCAGCCATAGTCCCGAGCGCCTGGCGCATCGTCCGGCGCGACCCGGGCGCAAGACTCGCCAGGTACACGGCGGCGGGATGCTCGCAGAGCGGAGGCGGTTCGCCAAGCCGCAACAGATCCCCTGCTTCATTCACGCCGTCGGCAGCGGCATTTACCAGACGGTCACTATATTCTACGTGGGCGCCTGACGGCAATACGATAATTGGGTTTTCGGTATCCATTATTGAATTATATCACGGTTTTTAATAATTACTATAGAGAACTTACGTTCTTCACAATAATCGCTAGATCATTATCAGGGCGTGTAAGCGCGAACACGTGTTCTGAAACTCGTTTTCTAAAACGAATTGCCAAAAACTCTGCGAATAAACTCCTTTGGCGGTGCGCGGCTACAGGTGGCGCGCACAGACGCGTGAACGGAAATTTCAATATGGCGCGCGGGTGATTTTCAGTTGAATATTCCGGGGGAGCGAGAGCGCGGAAGTTACCGCTTCGCGCTCCTAGTCGACGAATTGGGCGTTGGTGTAACAGCTACTTTAGGGCTTGAACGCCTGGCCCGGAAACGCTTGGAGCGCGCCCTCTGGGAAAGGCCGCAGTAGGCTTTGAAGGTCCTTTGGCGAGGCGTCCGAAAGCCAGGCGCGCGCCTCGTCCTGGTCCAGGATCACGGGCATACGGTCGTGGTAAGGGCGGATATCGCCATTGGGGTCGCAGGTCACGATGGCGCATGAGCGGCGCACGCCGCCGTCCGGCATCCGCCATTCGTCCCAGATCCCGGGTAGTCCGAATACTGCGAGATCCGCCGCGGTAAACGGCAAAAGCTGCTTGGACCCCTTCACCCCCATCCATTCGTAAAAGCCGTTCGCAGGAACGACGCAGCGGCGCTGAGAGAACGCCTGTCGGAACATCGGCGTGGTCGCCACCGTTTCCGCGCGCGCATTACCGGGCTTCATACCGCCCTTCGGATCTTTCATCCAGCTTGGCGTGAAACCCCAGTACAGCATTTCGAGCCCTACGGCGCCAGCGCTGGTCGTCGCGGCGGGCAGCATCTGCCCGAGTGTCATACGCTTTTCCGGACCATCCCTTTCGGGAAGTGCGGAAGCGGCTTGCAGTGAATCGAGGCGGAAGAAGTCGGCGATTTCGTCGCGGGTCATTTCGATGCGGACGTTATAGCACATGCGGTGACGCTCCTCATAAGATAGAGAATTATTAGATAGAGAATTATTAGACAGAGTGTTACAAAATATCGGATCCATTTGACCGAATATCCAATCAATTTGACCGAATATCGAATTAAAGTGATCCGAAGAGGTCGCCAGTTTGTGGCGAAGG from Capsulimonas corticalis harbors:
- a CDS encoding tyrosine-type recombinase/integrase, whose product is MRLGEPPPLCEHPAAVYLASLAPGSRRTMRQALGTMAEILSNGECDIMTLDWAALRYKHTSALRAVLLESYETTTVKKMIAALKRVLQESWRLGLMSAEDYHRAADLSVKVGTRLPRGRDISEGEMRSLFKACKKDQTLRGRRDAAILAVLNGCGIREQEIADLIVGDYVPDTGEVTIRAGKGDKQRVVYSPDGTMAAMDDYLAHLVSHGPVYLAKAAPLFPAINKGGRVGRNNITAGAIYLIVKARGKKAMVDELTVHDFRRSFVGNSLDAGEDIVTVQKACGHADVKTTANYDRRGKRKLRGLAGKLVVPYES
- a CDS encoding SOS response-associated peptidase, which translates into the protein MCYNVRIEMTRDEIADFFRLDSLQAASALPERDGPEKRMTLGQMLPAATTSAGAVGLEMLYWGFTPSWMKDPKGGMKPGNARAETVATTPMFRQAFSQRRCVVPANGFYEWMGVKGSKQLLPFTAADLAVFGLPGIWDEWRMPDGGVRRSCAIVTCDPNGDIRPYHDRMPVILDQDEARAWLSDASPKDLQSLLRPFPEGALQAFPGQAFKP
- a CDS encoding helix-turn-helix transcriptional regulator; amino-acid sequence: MKKPSPEQLLADTQSNMTWIEIAEKHGYTDARFLRKLSVRYGLPPRRIIRKPDKSTLEEMIISRGLNIYQVADILGYGSGGWSNIYAYCRQYGITFDFSANAELRRIEFTPQQKSFVYGTLLGDAYRIGFANDTKYQP
- a CDS encoding N4-gp56 family major capsid protein — encoded protein: MYANGKTARNLVTSTDKFTSAEIKKAVRTLEKSYAMPINGDYVGIVSPDSKYDIMSIPEWLAVKEYSTPKDLYEGELGSLYGVRFVESPLAKVFTGAGASGIDVHATLIFGAMAFVKTEIGGESLSNIIKPLGSAGAADPLNQRATSGYTRTSHYKMAA